The following DNA comes from Rhodanobacter sp. AS-Z3.
CTGGGCCAACAATACGCAGATGAACGATCTTTCCCACTACCCCCATCTGGCTGTCATCGAGGCGCCCGCCGACCTGCGCCGCCTGCCGGATGACCAGCTGCCTGCTGTTGCCGACGAACTGCGCCAGTACCTGATCGAAGCGGTTGCCAGTTCCGGCGGGCACTTCGGTGCCGGCCTGGGCGTGGTGGAGCTGACCGTGGCCTTGCACCACGTGTTCGACACCCCGAAAGACCGCCTGGTCTGGGACGTCGGCCACCAGTGTTACCCGCACAAGATCCTCACCGGTCGTCGCGACCGCATCACCACGATCAAGAAAAAGGACGGCCTCGCCCCGTTCCCGCGGCGTGAGGAAAGCGAATTCGACACCTTCGGCGTCGGCCATTCGTCGACCTCGATTTCGGCCGCCCTGGGCATGGCAATCGCCGCCCAGCACGCGGGCGACCATCGCAAGGTGGTGGCGGTGATCGGTGACGGCGCGATGACCGCCGGCATGGCGTTCGAGGCACTGAACCACGGCGGCGATGTCGAGCCGGACATGCTGGTGGTGTTCAACGACAACGGCATGTCGATCAGCGAAAACGTTGGCGCGATGACCAAGATGATGGCGCGCGCGATGGCCAGCCGCCGGCTCAACCAGCTGCGCGAGCGAGCCAAGCGGGCGATCCCGAAGCAGTCGTTCATCGGTCGCTTCTTCAAGCGCTGGGAAGAACATGCCAAGGGTATGTTCGTGCCATCGACGCTGTTCGAGGAACTGGGCTTCCACTACACCGGCCCGATCGACGGCCACAACATTCCACAGCTGTTGCAGGCGCTGCGCACGGTCAAGGACCTGCCCGGCCCGCAACTGCTGCACGTGATCACCACCAAGGGCAAGGGTTACGCCCCGGCCGAAGAAGCGCAGATCGAATACCACGCGGTAGCTCCGTTCGATCCGCAAGCCGGTCTGGTGAAGAAGAAGGCACCCGCCAAGCCGACCTATACCGATATCTTCGGCAACTGGCTGTGCGATCAGGCCGCCGCCGACCCACGCCTGCTGGCGATCACCCCGGCGATGCGCGAAGGCTCCGGCCTGGTGCGTTTCTCCAAGGAATATCCCAAGCGCTACTTCGACGTGGCGATTGCCGAACAGCATGCAGTGACGCTCGCTGCCGGGATGGCCTGCGAAGGCGCCAAGCCGGTGGTGGCGATCTACTCGACCTTCCTGCAGCGCGCCTACGATCAGGCCATCCACGACGTCGCGCTGCAAAACTTGGACGTGACTTTCGCGATCGACCGCGCCGGCGTGGTCGGCCCCGATGGTGCCACGCATTCGGGCAGCTTCGATCTCTCATTTCTGCGCTGCCTGCCGAACTTCGTCATCATGGCACCCGCCAACGAGAACGAGTGCCGCGCGATGCTTTGCACCGGCTTCCAGCACAACGGCCCCGCGGCCATCCGCTACCCGCGTGGTACCGGCCCGGGTATCGCCATCAGCGAGCAGCTCGAGACCCTTCCGATCGGCAAAGCCGACCTGCGCCGTCGTGGTCACGGCCTCGCCCTGCTCAGCTTCGGCGCGATGCTGCCCGCCGCCAGCACGATCGCCGCCGAACTCGATGCCACCCTGGTCAACATGCGCTTCGTGAAGCCGCTCGATGAGGCGATGATCGTGGAGCTGGCAAAAACCCACGACGCGTTCGTCACCCTCGAAGACAACGCCATCGCTGGCGGCGCCGGCTCCGCCGTGGCCGAGTGCCTTGCTGCGCATGGCATCACCCTGCCGATCCTGCACCTGGGCCTGCCTGACCACTATCTGGAACACGGCAGCCGCGAGGAAGTGCTGACGATGGCCGGCCTCGACCTGCCCGGCATTCGTCACGAAATCCATGCGCGGTTTCCGCATTTGTGCGCTGTGCACGTAGCCAGCGCCGGCTGACGCAACACCGGGTGCATTACCGAACGTGATCGGGCGCACATCACTGTCGATCACGGGCGTCAGCGTACAAAGAGTGGGGCAGGACGGACCTTCGTTGCGCTAAGCTCTTCCAACACGCGAAATCTCCACGGAAGGAGTGATGATGACCTTGACGGCATCGATGCAGGACTCATGGCATCAGCTGGAGTGCTGGGCAGGCCGACACGCCGCCAGTGCTCGCGGCGAGGCGAAACTGGTATCGGCCCGCGCCGAATGCCTGCAGCAGGCCATCCAGCTTTCCGAGGGCCTCGCGGTTTACCGCATCCTGCGCGACTTCCACGAACTCGACCTCAACGAAGTCGTCAACGACATCGTCGCCGTGCTGCGCCAGTGCCTCATCGTGATGCTGACCACTACCGGCGGCGGCGCCCTCATCGGCGGCATTGCCGGCGGCGTCTTCGGGGTTGGCGTCGGTGCAATCCCGGGCGTCGCGATCGGTGCCGGGGCCGGCGCCCAGATGGGCGAATGGATACTCATCTTCATGGGACTGAAGGCGCTCAGCGAATACATCGTCAAGGACATGCCCGACATCGCCCGCCGCTACTGGGACGGCATTCGCATGGCCGCATCCGCCGCCACCCGCCCACAACTACCCCAGCAACCCGTCATCATCGACCGTTTCACTCTGCAGATCGCCGCCGACACCTTGGCTCGCGCCCACGTCTCCCTGTTCGTCCTGCTGCTGATGGGCATCCTCGCCTATCTGGCCAAAGGCCGCGGCAACATGGGCGAACTGGCCGCCAGTGTCCGCGGCAGCAAGATGGGGCCGAAGTTTGCGGACTGGATGGCGCGGAATGAGGGGAAGCTGAAGGCAGACAATCGATTGCGGCCCGCTGTAAAAGCAGACAACGCGCGTGAGTTTCCGACCATGGGAAGCGGGTCGGGCACCAATGGCAGTCCTAAACGCAGATACCCTAGAGCAGCATCAAGCGAAGCAAAGATACCCCCCCAACTCCTACCTGGAGAAAGTAAGGTCAGCGCCCCCTCCGCGACTGATCACCCTATTGCTGCCGAAGCCTTCCACGTTACGAGCAATCCCAGAGCCACTCAGGGCGTGCTCGACGGGATCGACCCGGCTTTTTTGAACCCCAATAGTAGATTCGGCGCTGCGTTCTATTTGGCAGAAGATCCTGAAACTGCAATGTCAGAACTCGCCTTTCATGGCGCACAACCATCCACAGCCATCCGATTTAGCATGAATCGTAATACAGCCAACGTCTTGGACCTGACTGATACGAACATTTCCAGCGCATGGAGCTACGCGGGTGGCCCGATTACTGCGCAAACGCAAGCAATTGGACGCGACGCCATCAATAATGGATTTAATGTTATCCGCTTCTATTCGGAACGATCGCCCGGAGCGGTGAACTACGCGGTCCTAGACGACTTCGAAGAAATCCTGACACCAACCGCAGTCTCCCCGGCAAAGCCATGAAACTCCAAATCTTCGTTTACCAATGCGAACCTTACGGGCACGCGTTCCAAGCACCAGAACTGCCCCTCCATGGATACGGAGAATTCCTTCTTCGCACCGGATCAGCAGCGACGATGTCGTATTTGGATGCGCTAGCTGACCCCACCTACAAGGAAGTAGACGCACTCTTGGCCCGGCGATCCGGCATGCGCGAAATGAAAGCGACAAAACGCGCCGAGATTTTACGAAACATCTACGGTCAAGTGGCCTGTGATCCGGACGGAGACGGCACGCCTTTCCGGATTGGCCAGCACCCACGCTGCCCGGTCTGTTCGTCATCCGTGATGCGCGCATGGCAAGAAGCTGTCCCCACCCAGTTCGTCGAACTCGACATTCCCGCCGTGACTCATGCGTTGTGGACTTCGCTATCCGATGATCAGAAAGTCTCACGTATCAATCAGTTTTTGCCGGAACTGCAAAGCGCTACCTGACATGCAAAACCAATGAGCACGCTTATCTAGGTCAAAGCCGCAGACCTTGGCATTGAAGCCGCGCTGATTCAGCACATCGAAATGCATGGCCTCGTCTACTTCACATGGGCAAGCTCCCTGACGGTGGGTGCACAATGCGGGGAGTGCAACACCATCGTGTGGACGGCCCCTAGGGATGCTCTGATCAATTAAGTTCAAAATGGCCGTCCAGACGGCCGTGCTAAAAATATGGATTGACTACGACCAAAAGGCAGATTGTGAGGCATATCGCCGCCATCGCCGTGCTGGGTTACCTCCAATCGCCTCGATTTCCCGCCTCACAGGCGCACCTCCCCTGCGGACGCTAGCAACGTTCGTCGCACCATCCACAGATTGGATAGCGCGAACAGCGTGAGTATCTGAGCGGTGTTCTTGAGCAAGCCCTTGAAGCGCACCTTCTGATAGCCGAACTGCCGCTTCACCACCCGGAACGGATGCTCCACCTTGGCTCGAACCGCGGCCTTCATGTGCTCGGTGTGCTTGACCGCATCCTTCAAATCGCCCTCGGGCATCGCCTTCACGCTGCCGCGTTTGGCCGCGATATGCCACGTGCGGCCGCGCTTGGGTGCCCGTTTCTCGGCGCCTTGGTAGCCGGCATCGGCATGCACCGTCTTCTCTTGGCCGTGCAGCAACTTGTCCACTTCCGTTACGTCGCCCACGTTGGCAGGTGTCGTGGTTACCGTATGCACCAGCCCCGATTCCACGTCCACCCCGATGTGCGCTTTCATGCCGAAGTACCACTGCTGGCCCTTCTTCGTCTGGCGCATGTCCGGGTCACGCTGTTTGTCCGCATTCTTGGTCGAGGACGGCGCCTGAATGATCGTGGCATCCACGATCGTGCCCTGGCGTAGCAACAGGCCCTGGCCGCTCAGGTGCGCATTGACCGCTTCGAAGATCTTCACCGCCAGGCCGTGCTGCTCCATGAAGCGACGGAACTTCAGAATCGTCGACTCGTCCGGAATCGCGTCCTCGTTTAGCTCCAGCCCGGCAAACCGGCGCATGGACTCGATCTCGTACAACGCATCTTCCATCGCTGGATCGCTCAGTGCGTACCACTGCTGCATGAAGTGGATCCGCAGCATCGTCGATGCCGCCATCGGCGGGCGACCGCGACGACCGGAGGTCGGATAGCTCGGTTCGATCAGCGCCAGCAGGTCGGCCCACGGCACGACTTTGTCCATCTCACCCAGAAACCGCTCACGACGTGTCGGCTTCTTCTTGACTTCAAAACTCAACGAGGCGAACGAACGCTGCTTCATCGGCGATGGGCTTCCTGGGGACTGCTGGCTATGATGCCGCAGACGGGGAATAAATCAGAGCATCCCTAGGTAGGAGCCGGTTTTGAGTGAAGCGAAGCCTGAAGACGTCCCCAACCACGGCCTTGGTTGTCAGGCCTACCAAGAGAAAAGCCTGCGAAGATTTCCTGCGAAACTTCCACCACGCCCCCAATGTGGTGCGGCCCATGAAAACCACTTCATCAATAACGTTCGTTGGTGCAGGGTTGCCGATGGCACCGAACTTCCAGAAGGAACTTCACCTGAGCAATTGATCGCGCAGGGCGCCAACTTCATGCTGGTCTGGATTTGCGTGCATTGAAACCGCAAGGCTGCGGGGCGCAAGCTTCAAGGATGAATCACAGAAAAATTTCAAACTGCTTTGCAATACAGCGATTGAATCAACAGCGACAAGCGCCCTCTCGGAAATAGCTTCATGCATGGAAAGTGGGTCAAACTGGACAAGGCAAATGCTTGGCGCTTCCGTGAGGTGGACACCTGTCGACTGCTACGCGAAGCCAGGCACGTATGTCATCTCATCGAGCGGGGTGTGCCGCCTAATGATACGTTCGGTATCCACGACGAGCTGCTGCCGTTGCTTGTGCGCGTCATCGCCGGCGACCAGGGTCTGCCGCTCGATAGCCAATTTGAACCCGGTGCCCTGCGCTGGGCCACGCATGAGGGCACTTTGCCCGACAGCTATCGCGAGTTCCTGCGCGCACAGGCAAACTTCTTTGTTACGGCGACAGGGTCTCACCGCGAAGAACCTGTCGAAGAGTGGATCGACGGTGAACGTCATGCATGGATGGAGTTCGAGGATGCCGATGATGGAGAACCCAGCTGATCCCGCCAGCATCAACGCATGAACATGATCAAGAACTTTGTCTTCATTCTGCACAACGGCATCCGGACCCCGCCAGGTGTGTTCCTCACTGACGTGCCGTTGCTTCAGCAGATCAACGATCCTGACTTTCATCCGAAGACGTATGAGTGGGAGAGCGACGGGAAGATTTTTACGCGACCTATCGATGGTTGCGAAACATTGACGGCCCATCTTCTTCCAGATGGAAGCCGTATCGCCGTCCTCCAGAACGAGAACACCTACGGCCCCGACAATGTGGCGATTCTGGATGCCACGAATGGGCTATGTCAGCGCATCACAAACCCTTACCGGAACTCCCGCTTCTTCGTGGCTGGCGACAGGTTCTGGTTTGACTCGATCAGCATCAACCAGGGTGAGATCATCTTGCATATTCAAGTGCACCGCGAACTACCCGGAAAGCCATATGACTTCACGCCGTCCTATATGGCCACCTATAAGCCTGCACTCCTGAAACTGATACAACTGGAATGGAGGCCGCAGACTTGACGATGTCACTCGATGATGAGAGCCGCGTCGACAAGGCCGCTATGGATTTGATTGAATCTGCCGCGATTCTTCGTGCCACGATCATTGCAATGGAAGAAGGCAGTGCATTGGCAGAGCTGTCCGAAGGATGGGGCCATGCCCGCCAGGTCGTGGACATGAGAGCGACACTGTCCGCATCCGCCCAAGAGCGCATCGAATCGGAGTTGCCATCGCTGCGATACTGGACTGCACCAGCAACGCCACACAGTCCGGCAACACACGGCTTCATCTGCGATATCGACAAGACAGGAATCTCATTTCCTGATTGTCTGTCACCGGGCAGTGCAACGACATGAAAACTGGTCCATGATCGACCGCGACGCAGTTTTGGCCTCAGTCAGATATGCGCGGAGCTTGCTTGCGGATCGCATGCACAGCAATCCCGGATATGAAATCTATATCCATGCCAACGAGCAACTGACGCGCATGCTGCTGGAACTTGAGCTTCCGAGCATGCCCTTGGCCGCAGAGCGCGAATGGGTTGATCTAGGCCTTATGGCAGTCAAGGAACTCAATGACATCGACCGCGAGTTCGCGAGCGCACTCATGGACGCTGACTACGACTTCAAGCATGCCGACCAGCAGATAGAAGATAGCCATGACGAAGTTTGAGGAAGTCTCGCGCTCACTACACCGTTGCCTTGGATTCCTGAGTCGCTGGGGATACACGCCGTGCACGGATGAAGTAGGCCACTCAGCCCTTCATGGCCATCAGTTGGTCGTTCAGTACCAGTCGACCGTAGCCGATAGGGAATTGCGTATCCATTTTTCACTGGCGACGACGACTCATGCGGAATGCTTCTCCGTGTTTGTCGGTACACGCGACGGGCAAGCGTTCTTCGTGAACGACTATCTGGCTCAACGCAGCGGCTGTGACGCCGCGCCGCCCTTGGTCAACTCGACGCCCGAGCAGACTACCTCCGCATTCTGTTGCGCGGTCGCTACATGCCTGCAGCGGGAATTCGAAACGAGATTGGCTGATCTCTTGCAGGGCAGCACGTGGAACTTTGCCCCATTCGATTGGGTGTCCTACAAATAAGTGTGATGCCCAACGGCGTAGTCGCGGCGCTCGACCTTGCCCGCCATCTGGCGACACTGGCCTGTCAGAACCTGACGATCGACCTGCGTTGCGTGCGTCTGGATTTACGACGGCTTCCTCGCGAATGGAGACACCCATCTCCCACCAAGCCGACAGGAAGCAGCATGTCGAAAGACTGACCAGCCCGAATGCCGGCTGCAGTATCTCAATCAACAAGTGGTAGTCAGGGTCCTTCGGACAATGTACTTATGGCCATCACGCGATGCGCTCACATACGCGCAATAGCCCCGAACAAAGCGCACGGCAATCCCCCTCGCCCAGGAAGATTGCCACGCGTGCATTACGCAGCACACGCCGCGCAGCAAACCTGCGCGGCGTGCTTCGCTGGTGACGTCAGCCGTTGCCTTGCTCGAAATACAGCATCGTCATGCCTTCACCGGGAACAGTCTTCCGCCCGGTGAGCGTAGCGATGCCGTCGGTCGACAGGCGCAAGATCCACGCCATCACCCACGGTGGCCCGTTGCCATCGAGCCCAAGCATGCAGCGCAATTCGCCATACAACGGTTGGCCGGTATCAGCGTGGTGTCCGATCGGTCGCTGACGAAAGCGTCGTTGCACGATCCAGCGTCGTGGTCGCGGCAGCTCCATCAGCTCGGCCGTGGTTGGCGCCAGCAGCAGGCCGCTACCGGAATGGCCGTCAGCCGCCTTGGCTACCCAGCGTTCGGGTTCGGGCCAGCCACGTGCGTCATCCGCACAGTCTTCGACCCAGTGACAAGCCTCGTGTGCCTGCAGCGCCTGCCCGGCAAGACTGCCCTTGGATATTCGCTCGTACCATGCCGGATGACTGTGCCAGGTCATCTGGTCGGCAGCCATCAAGGTTGCCTCGGCACGCAGGCGGTCAATGGGCGCCAGATCAGACAGGATCAGCCGGTTCCACACATGCCGGTATTCACGCGCACTGCCCGGATGACGCAACCGGCGGTTTGCGGAAAGTAGGTCACGCCAGTCGTGCACATCCACTTGCCACCAATGCCTTGCTGCATTCAGATCAGGCCAGGTCGAGCGTTCGCGCGGACGATCCTCGACCAGCACGGTGTCTGCATGCGACGCCACCCATGGACGTAGTTGCTCTACCCAGTTGCTGCCGTGTGGCAACGGGTCGTGCGGCAACCAGTTCGGTGGGAGCCGGTGGATCTGGCGCTGCGCAAGATGCAAGGTGTGGAACGTGGGCAACATCGAGGTAAACGCCTGAATTTCCACCCACGCCAGATCGAATGGCTGGCTGGCACTTTCCACAAAGGCCATGTCCAGCGCCAGCACATCGGCAGGAATCTTCGGCCAGCTACCTCCACGATGGCGCAGCTGCGGCTGGAGCCCTGCCAGCAGGCTGGTCAGCTTGAGCTGCAAGGCCTGCCGCAATGCCTCGTTGCCAACCGCGTAGTGATCGGAGAGTTGCTGCAACGGAAGGTGTGGCGCCCCGGTGTGGGCCAGCGACTGAGCCAAGGCACTACCCAGCGAATGCAGTTGCAATGACGGCACGGCGTTCATCGCCAGCCTCCCGCTTGCGGCAACGCAGGCAGACAGTCCGCGCTGGATTCCATCATCCAGCGCAAGGTGGTCGGCCAATCAGCATCGCTGGCGGCGCGTGCACGCAACCGATCGGCAAAGCTGCCCTCGTCCAGCGCATCAGCAAGCTCGCGTGCCCAGTAGTTGCATTCGGCGGCGTGGGCAGACTGCGGTGCCAGACGGGCCCACCAGCGCGCGAATCGCGTCGGCGTATCGCAGGCTTCGTCGCGATCCCAGTCGATCCACTGCGCACGCAACCCGTGGCGTCTGGCCCGCCACTTGTTCTCGTCAATGCACGCGCGTGACCACACGGCACCGGCGCGGCCGTTCTGAAGGTCCTGCAGAATCGCTTGAGTCTCCCACGCGAGCAAGGTGGCGATCAAACCGATACGTCGTAACTGCGGATGCGTATCCATGATGCGCACTTCCAGCGTGCCGTAGCGATGATGCAGGCGCAGGTCCTGCCATAACGCCTGCTCCGGCCCGATGCAACCAACACCGCGCAGCCGCTGCACATGCTCCGTGTAAGCGTCGTCGCTGTCCCATGCATCGGGCGTCCCCATGCGCGGATAGCGATCCAGCAAACTGTGTCGCCATGACTGCAGTCCGGTATCGTTGCCGTCAAGAAATGGCGAGCTGGCCGACAGCGCCAACACTTCCGGCAATACGTGCCGCAAGCGATTCATCACCGCCATGCGCGGCGCACCCACCGGCAAACCCAGATGCAGATGCATGCCGAAGCTGAAGGCACTGCGGGCGACGTCCTGGTACTCCTGCACCAGCGCGGCGTAGTGCGGAAAAGCCGCACCCAGATGCATCGGCTGTGCTTGCCACTTTGCCGTGGGATGCAGACCGGCCACGATGATCGACTGTCCCTGCGCTGCCGCTCGACGCCGCGCCTGCATGCGTAGCGCATCCAGCGCCGACAGCAGATCCGGAACGCTGCGGCAGACCCGGGTTTTCAACTCGATCACGCAGCGGTGGATCTCCCGATCCAGTTCGCCCTCGGGCAAGGCAAGCTGCACCGCATCCCGCGTAAGATCGTGCGCCACCAACTCGCCACGACTGTCAACAATCTGTACTTCTTCTTCAATACCAAGCGTAAGCATGAACCCTCTCCTTCCGTTGTAGGAGGGGCCATGAAACACTGGCGTGGTCGCAGCGTACGAGGATGGCTTCGCAGGGCCATCAACCGACAACGACAAATGCGAACTACTGCCGCTTGCTCAGCGGCAAGCACCGCTGACGCGGTCGCGTGACTCCAGATCTTGTGCGGTGAAAACCTGCGCATAACCGGCTTGTTCGAGCAGCGCACGAACCGACGCCCCCTGGTCCCAGCCATGCTCGAACAGCAACCAGCCAGCGGG
Coding sequences within:
- a CDS encoding YbdK family carboxylate-amine ligase produces the protein MLTLGIEEEVQIVDSRGELVAHDLTRDAVQLALPEGELDREIHRCVIELKTRVCRSVPDLLSALDALRMQARRRAAAQGQSIIVAGLHPTAKWQAQPMHLGAAFPHYAALVQEYQDVARSAFSFGMHLHLGLPVGAPRMAVMNRLRHVLPEVLALSASSPFLDGNDTGLQSWRHSLLDRYPRMGTPDAWDSDDAYTEHVQRLRGVGCIGPEQALWQDLRLHHRYGTLEVRIMDTHPQLRRIGLIATLLAWETQAILQDLQNGRAGAVWSRACIDENKWRARRHGLRAQWIDWDRDEACDTPTRFARWWARLAPQSAHAAECNYWARELADALDEGSFADRLRARAASDADWPTTLRWMMESSADCLPALPQAGGWR
- a CDS encoding IS5 family transposase is translated as MKQRSFASLSFEVKKKPTRRERFLGEMDKVVPWADLLALIEPSYPTSGRRGRPPMAASTMLRIHFMQQWYALSDPAMEDALYEIESMRRFAGLELNEDAIPDESTILKFRRFMEQHGLAVKIFEAVNAHLSGQGLLLRQGTIVDATIIQAPSSTKNADKQRDPDMRQTKKGQQWYFGMKAHIGVDVESGLVHTVTTTPANVGDVTEVDKLLHGQEKTVHADAGYQGAEKRAPKRGRTWHIAAKRGSVKAMPEGDLKDAVKHTEHMKAAVRAKVEHPFRVVKRQFGYQKVRFKGLLKNTAQILTLFALSNLWMVRRTLLASAGEVRL
- a CDS encoding immunity protein Tsi6 family protein translates to MIDRDAVLASVRYARSLLADRMHSNPGYEIYIHANEQLTRMLLELELPSMPLAAEREWVDLGLMAVKELNDIDREFASALMDADYDFKHADQQIEDSHDEV
- a CDS encoding RES family NAD+ phosphorylase, which codes for MMTLTASMQDSWHQLECWAGRHAASARGEAKLVSARAECLQQAIQLSEGLAVYRILRDFHELDLNEVVNDIVAVLRQCLIVMLTTTGGGALIGGIAGGVFGVGVGAIPGVAIGAGAGAQMGEWILIFMGLKALSEYIVKDMPDIARRYWDGIRMAASAATRPQLPQQPVIIDRFTLQIAADTLARAHVSLFVLLLMGILAYLAKGRGNMGELAASVRGSKMGPKFADWMARNEGKLKADNRLRPAVKADNAREFPTMGSGSGTNGSPKRRYPRAASSEAKIPPQLLPGESKVSAPSATDHPIAAEAFHVTSNPRATQGVLDGIDPAFLNPNSRFGAAFYLAEDPETAMSELAFHGAQPSTAIRFSMNRNTANVLDLTDTNISSAWSYAGGPITAQTQAIGRDAINNGFNVIRFYSERSPGAVNYAVLDDFEEILTPTAVSPAKP
- the dxs gene encoding 1-deoxy-D-xylulose-5-phosphate synthase, whose amino-acid sequence is MNDLSHYPHLAVIEAPADLRRLPDDQLPAVADELRQYLIEAVASSGGHFGAGLGVVELTVALHHVFDTPKDRLVWDVGHQCYPHKILTGRRDRITTIKKKDGLAPFPRREESEFDTFGVGHSSTSISAALGMAIAAQHAGDHRKVVAVIGDGAMTAGMAFEALNHGGDVEPDMLVVFNDNGMSISENVGAMTKMMARAMASRRLNQLRERAKRAIPKQSFIGRFFKRWEEHAKGMFVPSTLFEELGFHYTGPIDGHNIPQLLQALRTVKDLPGPQLLHVITTKGKGYAPAEEAQIEYHAVAPFDPQAGLVKKKAPAKPTYTDIFGNWLCDQAAADPRLLAITPAMREGSGLVRFSKEYPKRYFDVAIAEQHAVTLAAGMACEGAKPVVAIYSTFLQRAYDQAIHDVALQNLDVTFAIDRAGVVGPDGATHSGSFDLSFLRCLPNFVIMAPANENECRAMLCTGFQHNGPAAIRYPRGTGPGIAISEQLETLPIGKADLRRRGHGLALLSFGAMLPAASTIAAELDATLVNMRFVKPLDEAMIVELAKTHDAFVTLEDNAIAGGAGSAVAECLAAHGITLPILHLGLPDHYLEHGSREEVLTMAGLDLPGIRHEIHARFPHLCAVHVASAG